The following proteins come from a genomic window of Microbacterium sp. SY138:
- a CDS encoding ATP-binding cassette domain-containing protein, giving the protein MSLLELRGAGFAYGSRRVLDDVSLRIDEGDSLGLVGESGAGKSTILRLLLGLAAPRDGQVLFEDAPLALRDRAQMRRFRASVQPVFQDPYSSLDPRQRIDRIIGEPLRSLGLASGADAQRRIAEALDSVGLPADTARRYPHEFSGGQRQRIAIARAVVSRPRVLLADEPVSALDVTTRVQVLELLDRLRRENGLSLVMVSHDLTAIASACDRTLVLQNGRVVEQGATPAVLHKPQDPYTRALVDAVPRLPR; this is encoded by the coding sequence ATGAGCCTGCTCGAACTGCGTGGTGCCGGCTTCGCCTACGGGTCCCGCCGCGTGCTCGACGACGTGTCGCTGCGCATCGACGAAGGCGACTCCCTCGGCCTGGTCGGCGAATCGGGTGCGGGCAAGTCGACGATCCTGCGACTGCTGCTCGGACTCGCCGCCCCGCGCGATGGACAGGTGCTGTTCGAGGATGCCCCGCTCGCACTGCGCGACCGGGCGCAGATGCGTCGCTTCCGCGCGAGCGTGCAGCCGGTGTTCCAGGACCCGTACTCGTCTCTCGACCCGCGCCAACGCATCGACCGGATCATCGGCGAACCGCTCCGTTCGCTGGGTCTGGCATCCGGCGCCGATGCACAACGCCGCATCGCCGAGGCGCTCGACTCCGTCGGACTTCCCGCCGATACCGCGCGCCGCTATCCGCACGAGTTCTCCGGTGGGCAGCGCCAGCGCATCGCGATCGCGCGCGCCGTGGTCTCACGCCCCCGGGTGCTGCTCGCCGACGAACCCGTCAGCGCCCTCGACGTGACGACGCGCGTGCAGGTGCTCGAGCTGCTCGACCGGCTGCGCCGCGAGAACGGCCTGTCGCTCGTGATGGTGTCGCACGACCTGACCGCGATCGCCTCGGCCTGTGATCGCACGCTCGTGCTGCAGAACGGCCGCGTGGTCGAGCAGGGGGCCACCCCGGCCGTGCTGCACAAACCGCAGGACCCGTACACGCGGGCTCTGGTCGATGCCGTGCCGCGGCTGCCGCGCTGA
- a CDS encoding dihydrofolate reductase family protein: MRELVYYAAVTLDGYIAGPNGEFDAFLVEGDHMDGINRRFADTLPTAAAAALGIAQNLDVFDTVLMGWNTYAVGGVSSPYRHLRQIVFSRSKTAEGESLVVTAEDPIDVVRRLKQEDGAAIWLCGGGALAATLADEIDRLVLKRQPLLFGSGIPLFGERPYRPERFDAVQTVAYESGVVFTELERRREG, encoded by the coding sequence ATGCGAGAACTCGTGTACTACGCCGCCGTCACCCTCGACGGCTACATCGCCGGCCCGAACGGCGAGTTCGACGCGTTCCTCGTCGAGGGCGACCACATGGACGGCATCAATCGGCGCTTCGCCGACACCCTCCCGACCGCCGCGGCCGCAGCGCTCGGGATCGCACAGAACCTCGACGTCTTCGACACGGTGCTGATGGGGTGGAACACCTACGCCGTCGGCGGGGTCTCCAGCCCCTACCGTCACCTGCGACAGATCGTCTTCAGTCGTTCGAAGACGGCCGAGGGCGAGAGCCTCGTCGTCACGGCCGAGGATCCGATCGACGTCGTGCGGCGACTGAAACAGGAAGATGGCGCCGCCATCTGGCTTTGCGGCGGGGGCGCCCTGGCGGCGACACTCGCCGACGAGATCGACCGACTCGTCCTCAAACGACAGCCCTTGCTGTTCGGCTCGGGCATTCCCCTGTTCGGTGAGCGCCCGTATCGCCCCGAGAGGTTCGATGCCGTGCAGACGGTCGCCTACGAAAGCGGCGTGGTGTTCACCGAGCTGGAGCGTCGGCGCGAGGGGTGA
- a CDS encoding ABC transporter permease: protein MSRVAEQLITASVPVRRRPKATLLIGIVLTGIIVLIALVSLFWLPYPLADTSGGRLEGPSTLHLLGTDRLGRDLFSQLMWGARIALIVGTCAVAIAAILGTVVGLLAAFARPWVDDTLSAGLDVVIAFPVLLLAMLVVAVQGASLWSAVLAIGLAMSAVVACLTRILARRVLQEQYITAARTSGTGVLGIVFQHVLPNIAPTLAVSLALQFGAAVLAEASLSYLGLGAPPPNASWGRMLQEAQGTVLTAPVGAIAPGVAIIALVLGVNFLADGLRDLADPTRRRSR from the coding sequence GCGGCCGAAGGCGACCCTGCTGATCGGGATCGTCCTCACCGGCATCATCGTGCTGATCGCCCTGGTCTCCCTGTTCTGGCTCCCCTACCCGCTGGCCGACACCAGCGGCGGCCGTCTCGAGGGGCCCAGCACCCTGCACCTGCTCGGCACCGACCGACTCGGACGCGACCTGTTCTCGCAGCTGATGTGGGGCGCACGTATCGCCCTCATCGTCGGCACCTGCGCCGTCGCGATCGCGGCGATCCTCGGCACCGTCGTCGGGCTTCTCGCCGCATTCGCGCGCCCCTGGGTCGACGACACCCTCTCCGCCGGACTGGATGTCGTGATCGCGTTCCCCGTCCTCCTGCTCGCGATGCTGGTCGTCGCCGTACAGGGAGCGTCGCTGTGGTCGGCGGTGCTCGCGATCGGACTCGCGATGTCGGCGGTCGTCGCCTGTCTCACGCGCATCCTCGCGCGTCGCGTGCTGCAGGAGCAGTACATCACCGCCGCGCGCACGAGCGGCACCGGTGTGCTCGGAATCGTGTTCCAGCATGTGCTGCCGAACATCGCACCCACGCTCGCCGTGAGCCTGGCGCTGCAGTTCGGCGCAGCCGTGCTGGCCGAGGCGAGCCTGTCGTACCTCGGGTTGGGGGCACCGCCGCCCAACGCCTCCTGGGGGCGGATGCTGCAGGAGGCGCAGGGCACCGTGCTCACCGCCCCCGTCGGCGCCATCGCTCCCGGTGTCGCGATCATCGCGCTCGTGCTCGGCGTGAACTTCCTCGCCGACGGTCTGCGTGACCTGGCTGACCCGACCCGCAGGAGGAGCCGATGA
- a CDS encoding TetR/AcrR family transcriptional regulator, translating into MVKNDSRRRAIADAGLTVLAREGSRGLTHRAVDVAARVPTGTTSNYFRSRNALIEGLVERIGERLAPTTEDLERRANVPPGPALFADYIRDIVRRLTEDRDVTLALFELRLEGGRRPEVAAVLGAWQRAGFDGDIAFNTSAGLPGGRREIALFHYAIDGLLLDRLTTPIDPDTSTDEVIDDLVAGLLR; encoded by the coding sequence ATGGTCAAGAACGACTCCCGGCGGCGGGCGATCGCGGATGCGGGACTCACGGTGCTCGCACGGGAAGGGTCGAGAGGTCTCACGCACCGCGCGGTCGACGTCGCCGCGCGGGTTCCGACCGGCACCACATCGAACTACTTCCGCAGTCGGAACGCCCTGATCGAGGGACTCGTCGAGCGAATCGGAGAGCGACTCGCTCCTACGACCGAGGATCTCGAGCGCCGCGCGAACGTGCCACCCGGCCCCGCGCTGTTCGCCGACTACATCCGCGACATCGTGCGAAGGCTGACCGAGGATCGAGACGTGACGCTCGCCCTGTTCGAGCTGCGACTCGAAGGCGGCCGACGCCCCGAGGTCGCCGCCGTGCTGGGCGCCTGGCAACGTGCCGGCTTCGACGGCGACATCGCCTTCAACACCTCGGCAGGGCTCCCGGGCGGACGGCGCGAGATCGCGCTTTTCCACTACGCGATCGACGGACTGCTGCTCGACCGGCTCACCACTCCGATCGATCCGGACACCTCGACGGACGAGGTGATCGACGACCTCGTCGCCGGCCTCCTCCGTTGA
- a CDS encoding DUF779 domain-containing protein, with protein MVSIGTYQRVDVTEAAAALVRELTAQHGPLMFHQSGGCCDGSSPMCYPIGMFITGPGDVLLGALDVGLPQTVEVFMSESQFEYWKYTHLTIDVVPGRGAGFSVEGPTGMRFLIRSRMLNDAELEYFGLSTRAV; from the coding sequence ATGGTCAGCATCGGCACCTATCAGCGCGTGGACGTGACGGAGGCGGCGGCCGCACTCGTGCGTGAGCTGACCGCACAGCACGGGCCGCTCATGTTCCACCAGTCCGGCGGCTGCTGCGACGGCTCTTCACCCATGTGCTATCCGATCGGGATGTTCATCACGGGGCCGGGCGACGTGCTGCTCGGTGCCCTCGACGTCGGGCTGCCGCAGACGGTGGAGGTGTTCATGTCGGAGTCGCAGTTCGAGTACTGGAAGTACACGCACCTGACCATCGACGTGGTGCCGGGGCGCGGTGCGGGTTTCTCGGTCGAAGGCCCGACCGGGATGCGATTCCTGATCCGGTCCCGGATGCTGAACGATGCGGAGCTGGAGTACTTCGGCTTGTCGACGCGAGCGGTGTGA
- a CDS encoding ABC transporter ATP-binding protein: MSILDVSGLTVRSGAGTLVRDVAFSLAPGERLGLIGESGSGKSLTSLAVTGLLPDALSASGSVLLDGHQVIDARDADLRPLRGPVAQIVFQEPLTALDPLMKVGRQIAEPLRRHLGLRGAELKSAVAAALDEVSLSDARIARAYPHELSGGQRQRVAIAVALAARPQLLIADEPTTALDVTVQDGVLALMERLVDERGMALLFISHDLAVVSRMVDRIVVLRDGLVVEAGTVAQVLQEPAEPYTRMLVDSARALDAFLDAGEVGA; encoded by the coding sequence ATGAGCATCCTCGACGTCTCCGGCCTCACCGTCCGCTCCGGCGCGGGCACCCTCGTGCGCGATGTCGCCTTCTCCCTCGCGCCCGGTGAGCGCCTGGGCCTGATCGGTGAGTCCGGCTCGGGCAAATCGCTGACGTCCCTGGCCGTGACCGGGCTGCTACCGGATGCCCTCAGCGCGTCGGGCTCGGTGCTGCTCGACGGCCACCAGGTGATCGACGCCCGCGACGCCGATCTGCGCCCCCTGCGCGGACCCGTCGCGCAGATCGTGTTCCAGGAGCCCCTCACCGCGCTCGATCCGCTGATGAAGGTCGGTCGCCAGATCGCCGAACCGCTGCGTCGCCACCTCGGGCTGCGCGGGGCAGAGCTGAAGAGCGCCGTCGCCGCGGCCCTCGACGAGGTCTCCCTGTCCGACGCCCGCATCGCACGCGCCTACCCGCATGAGCTCTCGGGTGGCCAGCGTCAGCGGGTGGCGATCGCCGTCGCCCTCGCGGCTCGCCCGCAACTGCTCATCGCCGACGAACCGACGACTGCACTGGACGTGACCGTGCAGGACGGGGTGCTCGCGCTGATGGAACGCCTGGTCGACGAACGAGGCATGGCGCTGCTGTTCATCAGCCACGATCTGGCCGTCGTCTCGCGCATGGTCGATCGCATCGTCGTGCTGCGCGACGGACTCGTGGTCGAAGCAGGCACGGTCGCGCAGGTGCTGCAGGAGCCCGCCGAGCCGTACACGAGGATGCTGGTCGACAGCGCCCGTGCACTCGACGCCTTCCTCGACGCCGGGGAGGTCGGCGCATGA
- a CDS encoding aldehyde dehydrogenase family protein, giving the protein MSIVEEDVSLAYAAPGQPGALANYRPRYGHYIGGEFVEPVKGQYFENVSPVNGKVFTEVGRGTSEDIDRAVEVAWQAFATWGKTSPAERSVILNKIADRIEQHLEEIAVAETWENGKPVRETLAADIPLAVDHFRYFAGVLRAQEGGISQLDENTVAYHFHEPLGVVGQIIPWNFPILMAVWKLAPALAAGNCVVIKPAEQTPASLLFLFEIIGDLLPAGVVNIVNGFGIEAGAPLAQHKRIRKVAFTGETTTGRLIMQYASQNLIPVTLELGGKSPNVFFEDVARSTSDPFYDKALEGFTMFALNQGEVCTCPSRALIQRSIYDGFLADGLERVAKVVQGNPLDPATMIGAQSSNDQLEKILSYIDIGKQGGARLLTGGERVDLGGDLSEGFYVAPTVFEGTNDMRIFQEEIFGPVLSVTSFDGFDDAISIANDTLYGLGAGVWSRSGDTAYRAGRAIEAGRVWTNTYHQYPAHAAFGGYKQSGVGRENHKMMLDHYQQTKNLLVSYAEGPMGFF; this is encoded by the coding sequence ATGAGCATCGTCGAAGAAGACGTGTCCCTCGCCTACGCGGCCCCGGGCCAGCCGGGCGCCCTCGCGAACTACCGGCCGCGCTACGGCCACTACATCGGCGGCGAGTTCGTCGAGCCCGTGAAGGGCCAGTATTTCGAGAACGTCAGCCCCGTGAACGGCAAGGTCTTCACCGAGGTCGGTCGCGGCACGAGCGAAGACATCGACCGGGCCGTCGAGGTCGCGTGGCAGGCGTTCGCGACCTGGGGCAAGACCAGTCCTGCCGAGCGATCCGTGATCCTCAACAAGATCGCCGACCGGATCGAACAGCACCTCGAGGAGATCGCGGTCGCCGAGACCTGGGAGAACGGCAAGCCGGTGCGCGAGACCCTCGCCGCCGACATCCCGCTCGCCGTCGACCACTTCCGCTACTTCGCCGGCGTCCTGCGGGCGCAGGAAGGCGGCATCAGCCAGCTCGACGAGAACACCGTCGCGTACCACTTCCATGAACCGCTGGGTGTGGTCGGGCAGATCATCCCCTGGAATTTCCCGATCCTGATGGCGGTCTGGAAGCTGGCGCCCGCGCTCGCCGCGGGCAACTGCGTCGTGATCAAGCCCGCCGAGCAGACACCGGCATCCCTGTTGTTCCTGTTCGAGATCATCGGCGACCTGCTGCCGGCCGGCGTCGTGAACATCGTGAACGGGTTCGGTATCGAGGCGGGCGCTCCGCTCGCGCAGCACAAGCGCATCCGCAAGGTCGCCTTCACGGGCGAGACCACGACCGGTCGCCTCATCATGCAGTACGCCTCGCAGAACCTGATCCCGGTGACGCTGGAACTCGGAGGCAAGAGCCCCAACGTGTTCTTCGAAGACGTCGCGCGTTCGACCAGCGATCCGTTCTACGACAAGGCGCTCGAGGGCTTCACGATGTTCGCGCTGAATCAGGGCGAGGTCTGCACCTGCCCCTCGCGCGCACTCATCCAGCGGTCGATCTACGACGGCTTCCTCGCCGACGGGCTGGAACGGGTCGCGAAGGTCGTGCAGGGCAATCCGTTGGATCCGGCGACGATGATCGGCGCGCAGTCGTCGAACGATCAGCTCGAGAAGATCCTCAGCTACATCGACATCGGCAAGCAGGGCGGTGCGCGACTGCTCACCGGTGGCGAGCGGGTCGATCTCGGCGGCGATCTGAGCGAGGGCTTCTACGTCGCGCCGACCGTGTTCGAGGGCACCAATGACATGCGCATCTTCCAGGAGGAGATCTTCGGGCCCGTGCTGTCGGTCACCTCGTTCGACGGCTTCGACGACGCGATCTCGATCGCGAACGACACCCTCTACGGACTGGGTGCCGGTGTGTGGAGCCGCAGCGGGGACACGGCTTATCGTGCAGGGCGGGCGATCGAGGCCGGACGCGTCTGGACGAACACGTATCACCAGTACCCGGCGCATGCGGCGTTCGGCGGGTACAAGCAGTCGGGCGTCGGGCGCGAGAACCACAAGATGATGCTCGACCACTACCAGCAGACGAAGAACCTCCTCGTCTCGTACGCGGAAGGGCCGATGGGCTTCTTCTGA
- a CDS encoding HIT domain-containing protein, with translation MWWTDEQWSELIDPARCGMCGDAHLEENEHSILVGSTEATYFRLVRNQAHAGYSVVILREHVTDLDRLDALQLNAFWHDVQRAGKAVGAAFTPRKIDYLVMGHRAPHLHCHVFPQHRDDDPLRNVDIAEGPVYLSASELDGSVAALRETWRDFA, from the coding sequence ATGTGGTGGACGGACGAGCAGTGGTCGGAGCTCATCGATCCCGCGCGGTGTGGCATGTGCGGCGACGCTCACCTGGAGGAGAACGAACACAGCATCCTGGTGGGTTCCACCGAGGCCACGTACTTTCGTCTCGTGCGAAATCAAGCTCACGCCGGTTATTCCGTGGTGATTCTTCGTGAACACGTCACCGACCTCGATCGGCTCGATGCGCTCCAGCTCAATGCTTTCTGGCACGACGTGCAGCGCGCGGGGAAGGCGGTCGGCGCGGCGTTCACGCCCCGAAAGATCGACTACCTCGTGATGGGGCATCGCGCACCGCACCTGCACTGCCATGTGTTCCCGCAGCATCGAGACGATGACCCGCTTCGGAATGTGGATATCGCGGAGGGGCCTGTGTACCTGTCGGCGTCCGAATTGGATGGTTCCGTCGCCGCTCTTCGCGAGACGTGGCGGGACTTCGCCTGA
- a CDS encoding GAF domain-containing protein: protein MSAPWQVSRESLPPTSRLLIERAHEELLAGNLDDRRLQEVRPLVRESWERSWRGRVGPEGAPPLELVSDELEAYRLAHPLASVMDMIRALLLPGEAEDTGVIIAVGDQAGRLLWIEGDDQLRSLTDGMGFVAGANWSEDAVGTSAPGTALALGQSVQIRGAEHYNRLVHPWSCTAAPVRDPETQRVLGVIDITGGPEVVSLQARLLVDATARAVESELMVARLRRRSEESRPRTSVTKGRMPATARATLHVLGRDRARLETESAHDESMIELSARHAAILLMLAVHRQGLSAERLCELVYGPGVSPDTLRPEMVRLRKVLERTAPDLVPESRPYRLPVALDTDAHDVLSLLDRGAHRVALTAYRGPVLPESTSPGVEEFRESVRGALREAMLSEASLDVLLSYAEIPEGQGDAEALRLALEMLPARSPKRAGLVARIERLEA, encoded by the coding sequence GTGTCTGCGCCGTGGCAGGTATCCCGCGAGTCCCTCCCCCCGACATCGCGACTGCTCATCGAGCGTGCGCACGAAGAGCTGCTCGCCGGCAATCTCGACGACCGGCGCCTGCAAGAGGTGCGCCCCCTCGTCCGCGAGTCGTGGGAGAGGTCGTGGCGCGGTCGGGTCGGACCCGAAGGCGCTCCTCCGCTCGAACTGGTCAGCGACGAGCTCGAGGCCTACCGCCTCGCCCACCCTCTCGCCTCGGTGATGGACATGATCCGTGCGCTGCTGCTGCCCGGCGAGGCGGAGGACACCGGAGTGATCATCGCCGTCGGCGACCAGGCCGGACGCCTGCTCTGGATCGAGGGGGATGATCAGCTGCGCTCGCTCACCGACGGCATGGGCTTCGTCGCCGGTGCGAACTGGTCGGAGGATGCCGTCGGCACGAGCGCCCCCGGAACCGCGCTCGCCCTCGGCCAGTCGGTGCAGATCCGCGGCGCGGAGCACTACAACCGCCTCGTGCATCCGTGGTCATGCACGGCTGCACCCGTCCGCGACCCCGAGACGCAGCGTGTGCTCGGAGTCATCGACATCACCGGAGGCCCCGAGGTGGTCTCGCTGCAGGCGCGACTGCTGGTCGATGCGACGGCCCGCGCGGTCGAGTCGGAGTTGATGGTGGCTCGTCTGCGCCGACGGAGCGAGGAGTCCCGGCCGCGAACCAGCGTGACGAAGGGACGCATGCCGGCGACCGCGCGCGCGACGCTGCATGTGCTCGGCCGGGATCGAGCCCGCCTGGAGACCGAGTCCGCACACGACGAGTCCATGATCGAGCTCAGCGCACGCCACGCGGCGATCCTGCTGATGCTGGCCGTGCACCGCCAGGGTCTCTCGGCCGAGCGCCTCTGCGAGCTCGTCTACGGCCCGGGCGTCTCGCCCGACACGCTCCGCCCGGAGATGGTTCGCCTGCGCAAGGTGCTCGAGCGCACGGCCCCCGATCTGGTGCCCGAGTCGCGCCCGTACCGCCTTCCCGTCGCCCTCGATACCGACGCACATGACGTGCTGTCACTGCTCGATCGCGGCGCGCACCGGGTGGCGCTCACCGCCTATCGGGGTCCGGTGCTCCCCGAATCGACCTCGCCCGGCGTCGAGGAGTTCCGGGAGTCGGTGAGGGGAGCGCTCCGCGAAGCGATGCTGTCCGAGGCGAGTCTCGACGTGCTGCTCTCCTACGCAGAGATCCCCGAGGGGCAGGGAGATGCCGAGGCACTCCGTCTCGCGCTGGAGATGCTCCCCGCCCGGTCGCCGAAGCGCGCAGGGCTCGTCGCGAGGATCGAGCGCCTCGAGGCCTGA